In Streptacidiphilus sp. P02-A3a, the DNA window GACATCGAGGGCTACCAGCGGCAGCGCTACCACGAGGCGCTGAGCGAGGTCCCGCGGCTGCCGGGGGAGAGCGGCCTGGAGCGCCGGATGCGGGAGGTCTGCTACCTGCACCTGACCCGGTTCGTGCAGTTCCTGCTGGACCGCAAGGACCGGGCCAGCATGGCCACCGGGCTTGAGGTCCGGGTGCCGTTCTGCGACCACCGGCTGGTCCAGTACGTCTTCAACACCCCCTGGGCGATGAAGACCTTCGACGGCCGGGAGAAGTCGCTGCTGCGCGCCGCCGCCCGGGACGTGCTGCCGGACGTCGTCGCCGACCGGGTCAAGAGCCCGTACCCCAGCACCCAGGACCCCAGCTACGCCGAGGCGCTGCGCGAGGAGCTCAGGCAGGTACTGGCCGACCGGGACGCGCCGGTGCGGCAGCTGCTGGACCTGACCGCCGTCGCCGAGACCGTCGACTCGGCCCTGGGCGCGGACCTGCGGTCGAGCACGGAGGTGGTGCTGGCGCTGGACACCTGGCTGCGCCGGTACCAGGTGACGCTGGACTTCTGACCCCGGGCGCCACCGGGGACCGTGGGCGGGGCCGGGCGGCCGGCCCCGTTGCCGGTGCCGGGCGCGGGCCGCTCGCCTAGGCTGAGTCCATGTCCCGTATCCCGCCCGACCGGCCCCGCGACATCCTGCTGGTCGAGGACGACGCCGCCGACGCGCTGCTGGTGCAGGAGGCCCTGCGGGCGCGCGGCGCGGCCCGCAGCATCGCCTGGGTGCCGGACGGCCTGGCCGCGCTGGAGGTGCTGCGCGACCCCGCCGCCACCCGTCCGGACCTGATCGTGGTGGATCTCAACATGCCCCGGATGAACGGCCGGGAACTGCTCGCGGTGCTGAAGGCCGACGCGCGGCTGAAGATGATCCCGGTGGTGGTGCTGTCCACCTCGGACGCTCCGGCCGACGTCCGCGCGGCCTACGAGCGGCACGCCAACGCGTACATCACCAAACCGGTGAACCTCGACGACTTCGTCGACGCGGTCCGCAGCCTCGACATGTTCTTCCTGGACACCGCCGTGCTGCCGGACGGCGGCGGCAGCACGGCCGGAGCGGACTGACCGCCGCCGCGGACGCGCGAGCGGGCAGCCGCCCGAAGGCGACTGCCCGCCGGTACCTGGTGGCTACAGGCTGTTCCAGGTGATCGAGAAGTTGCCACCGGACAGCGACGAGATGGTCGCCTCGGGCACGCCCGAGTCGGAGACCATGTTCATCCCGGTCGGGCTGGTCGAGCTCAGCGTGGCTCCGTTGACCGTGG includes these proteins:
- a CDS encoding response regulator; its protein translation is MSRIPPDRPRDILLVEDDAADALLVQEALRARGAARSIAWVPDGLAALEVLRDPAATRPDLIVVDLNMPRMNGRELLAVLKADARLKMIPVVVLSTSDAPADVRAAYERHANAYITKPVNLDDFVDAVRSLDMFFLDTAVLPDGGGSTAGAD